Proteins encoded within one genomic window of Planctomycetota bacterium:
- a CDS encoding hydantoinase B/oxoprolinase family protein gives MDTGGTFTDCVARASDGQVCRAKVLSTSALRGVVKGCDGNVITVRLAVELTAEEAANFFNEFRAIPVERAGVNRSSEAEFPVISGARWVSDGVIECRFESGNSQSVARAEIFPKGVFVDLVAPFEAPILAVRLAIARPFPMPLEDCRICVGTTRGTNALLQGRVSRVALFVNEGLEDILRIGDQRRLDIFAQSPSKPPALERCSVGVRARMSKDGSEIVALDEGLLRTRARERVAAGERIAAVAMLHAAVNAAHEIRAGEILREEGFNWVSLAHRCGSSSRFEPRARAAVVDAALSEPVGEFIGSIQRGAAGAEVLMMTSAGGLTPASAFAPRESLLSGPAGGVAAAAAVAGACGFARCVTLDMGGTSADVARVDGVAEMRDETTVGPATIASACVAVESVAAGGGSICWWDGDALRVGPQSAGASPGPACYGSGGPLTLTDAHLLLGRIDPVHLPIPVSIEASRRCAECLRDSIAQSREAPLSMDDMLRGFVAIADEAMAAAIRTVTVRRGIDPADHALVAFGGAGGLHACAIAERLGMKAVIVPADAGLMCASGISRAPITRIESEVVLAAIDRCEPSVKVRLRRMLERAKSELIEIGMDSAGARPTRRVALMRLSGQEESLDVELPLSSADALDAETLRVRFTRRFRQTYGFDPDPSRAIEIERLRLLVALDRGDATGSKSGFIDAPPRFGPAVLMKADSTAFLAPGWSAKVHASGATIFLRDAELRSPDSADPRAGAQKSARTQSMTTGAGAHELIAARLGSIATDMGEQLRRTAVSANIKDRLDFSCGLLDAGGFLVVNAPHIPIHLGALGACVRSLLPICGFAPNQAWVVNHPRFGGSHLPDLTVITPIFSAQSELIGFAANRAHHAEIGGTRPGSMPPDATTLAHEGVVIEPTLVVEDGVAHLDRVERLLRGGTWPSRMVSDNLADLAAQLAANALAVARVRSLALESTMDALRASCERLRLSARHAAERAIQTLPVSVDSMEEKLDDGTSLRIRLRRSDNPTGLTIDFTGTSAQHPNNLNAPRAVTRAAVMYSIRVLVGRLLGGSAPAFPMNEGLLDPIELILPEGTILSPIFDGPPERCPACAIGQTETSQRLVDLLWRAFHLAACSQGTINNLLFGNARFGFYETIAGGAGATAERDGESGVHTHISNTRITDAEVLERRYPVRLEQFSIRRDSGGAGKHKGGDGLVRRLRFLEAVDLSFLSQHRVEAPYGLEGGASGRRGEQRIIRTDGSKEDLPGIVAARCEAGDQIEIETPGGGGFGAVP, from the coding sequence GTGGACACGGGCGGCACCTTCACGGATTGCGTCGCGCGGGCAAGCGACGGACAGGTCTGCCGGGCCAAGGTGCTGAGCACTTCGGCGCTTCGTGGCGTGGTGAAGGGGTGCGATGGCAATGTCATCACGGTGCGGCTCGCCGTCGAGCTGACGGCGGAGGAAGCCGCGAATTTCTTCAACGAATTCCGGGCGATTCCGGTTGAACGGGCCGGAGTGAATCGCTCATCCGAAGCGGAATTTCCCGTGATTTCAGGGGCTCGATGGGTTTCCGATGGCGTAATCGAATGCCGCTTCGAGTCTGGCAATTCGCAGAGCGTCGCGCGTGCTGAGATTTTTCCCAAGGGAGTCTTCGTTGATCTTGTCGCTCCCTTCGAGGCGCCGATCCTGGCGGTGCGACTGGCCATCGCTCGTCCCTTTCCCATGCCCCTGGAGGATTGCCGCATTTGCGTGGGCACCACCCGCGGAACCAACGCCCTGCTGCAAGGCCGGGTGAGCCGCGTCGCGCTCTTTGTAAATGAGGGGCTTGAGGACATTCTGCGCATCGGCGACCAGCGGCGCCTCGACATCTTCGCGCAAAGCCCGAGCAAGCCGCCGGCGCTCGAGCGATGCTCGGTCGGCGTGCGCGCCCGGATGTCGAAAGATGGAAGCGAGATCGTGGCGCTCGACGAGGGATTGCTTCGCACGCGCGCCCGCGAGCGTGTGGCCGCCGGAGAGAGGATTGCCGCCGTCGCGATGTTGCACGCCGCGGTCAATGCCGCGCATGAAATCCGCGCGGGCGAGATTCTTCGCGAGGAGGGTTTCAACTGGGTGTCCCTCGCCCACCGCTGCGGATCGAGCAGCCGCTTCGAGCCTCGGGCCCGCGCCGCCGTGGTGGACGCGGCGCTCTCGGAGCCGGTGGGCGAATTCATCGGGTCGATCCAGCGCGGGGCGGCGGGAGCCGAGGTGCTCATGATGACCAGCGCCGGCGGATTGACCCCCGCTTCGGCCTTCGCTCCGCGCGAAAGCCTGCTCTCGGGACCCGCGGGAGGAGTGGCTGCCGCGGCCGCGGTGGCTGGAGCCTGCGGATTCGCCCGGTGTGTCACATTGGACATGGGCGGCACCAGCGCGGATGTCGCCCGCGTGGATGGCGTGGCGGAGATGCGCGATGAGACGACGGTCGGACCCGCGACCATCGCGTCGGCCTGCGTGGCGGTGGAGAGCGTCGCCGCCGGCGGCGGGTCGATCTGCTGGTGGGATGGCGACGCGCTGCGCGTCGGTCCGCAGAGCGCGGGCGCCTCGCCGGGGCCGGCCTGCTATGGATCGGGCGGCCCGCTGACGCTCACCGACGCGCACCTGCTTTTGGGCCGGATCGACCCCGTCCACCTGCCGATTCCGGTTTCGATCGAGGCGTCGCGCCGCTGCGCGGAGTGTTTGCGCGATTCCATCGCGCAAAGCAGAGAAGCGCCGCTCTCCATGGATGACATGCTGCGGGGATTCGTGGCGATCGCCGACGAGGCGATGGCTGCGGCCATCCGGACCGTCACGGTGCGCCGCGGCATCGACCCGGCGGACCATGCTCTGGTGGCTTTTGGCGGCGCGGGGGGTCTTCACGCTTGCGCCATCGCGGAGCGCCTTGGCATGAAAGCGGTCATCGTTCCCGCCGACGCCGGGCTGATGTGCGCCAGCGGCATTTCGCGCGCGCCGATCACGCGGATCGAGTCGGAGGTGGTCCTGGCGGCCATTGATCGATGCGAGCCGTCGGTCAAGGTCCGGCTGCGACGAATGCTGGAACGCGCCAAGAGCGAGTTGATAGAGATCGGGATGGATTCCGCGGGCGCCCGGCCGACGCGACGCGTCGCCTTGATGCGATTGAGCGGCCAGGAGGAAAGCCTTGATGTCGAGCTGCCGTTGAGCAGCGCCGATGCTCTCGACGCGGAGACGCTTCGCGTCAGGTTCACTCGGCGCTTTCGCCAAACCTATGGATTCGATCCGGATCCGAGCCGGGCGATCGAGATCGAGCGGTTGCGGCTTCTGGTGGCGCTGGATCGCGGCGACGCAACCGGTTCGAAGAGTGGCTTCATCGATGCACCTCCGAGGTTCGGACCGGCGGTGCTGATGAAGGCGGATTCCACCGCGTTTCTTGCGCCGGGCTGGAGTGCGAAGGTGCATGCAAGCGGGGCAACCATTTTCCTGCGGGATGCCGAGTTGCGATCGCCCGATTCAGCGGACCCTCGGGCCGGCGCGCAGAAATCAGCGAGGACACAATCCATGACCACGGGGGCCGGCGCCCACGAATTGATCGCGGCGCGGCTGGGCTCCATCGCCACCGACATGGGTGAACAACTGCGGCGCACCGCGGTCTCGGCCAACATCAAGGACCGCCTGGACTTTTCCTGCGGCCTTCTGGATGCCGGGGGTTTCCTGGTGGTGAACGCGCCGCACATTCCGATCCACCTCGGCGCGCTGGGCGCGTGCGTGAGATCGCTGCTGCCCATCTGCGGGTTCGCGCCGAACCAGGCATGGGTGGTGAATCATCCGCGCTTCGGCGGGTCGCACCTGCCCGATCTCACGGTGATCACGCCGATCTTCTCCGCACAATCCGAGCTGATCGGCTTCGCCGCCAATCGCGCCCACCATGCGGAGATCGGCGGAACCCGCCCAGGATCGATGCCGCCGGACGCGACCACGCTTGCCCACGAAGGCGTGGTGATTGAGCCGACCCTGGTCGTCGAGGATGGCGTCGCCCATCTGGATCGCGTGGAGCGACTTCTGCGCGGTGGCACCTGGCCGAGCCGCATGGTCTCCGACAATCTCGCTGATCTGGCGGCACAGCTCGCGGCGAACGCACTCGCTGTGGCGCGGGTGCGATCGCTGGCTCTGGAAAGCACCATGGATGCGCTTCGAGCTTCGTGCGAGCGACTCCGACTTTCGGCCCGGCACGCTGCCGAGCGTGCGATTCAGACCCTGCCCGTGTCGGTGGATTCCATGGAGGAGAAGTTGGACGACGGCACCTCGCTGCGAATCCGGCTGCGTCGCTCCGACAACCCCACGGGCCTGACGATCGACTTCACCGGCACCTCGGCCCAGCACCCGAACAATCTCAACGCGCCGCGCGCCGTCACCCGCGCCGCGGTGATGTATTCCATCCGGGTGCTCGTCGGACGGCTGCTTGGTGGAAGCGCGCCGGCATTCCCCATGAACGAGGGCCTGCTGGATCCGATCGAGTTGATTCTGCCGGAAGGAACGATTCTGTCGCCGATTTTTGATGGGCCGCCCGAACGGTGCCCCGCCTGCGCCATCGGCCAGACCGAGACCAGCCAGCGCCTGGTCGATCTGCTCTGGCGCGCCTTCCATCTTGCGGCGTGCAGCCAGGGCACGATCAACAACCTGCTCTTCGGCAACGCGCGCTTCGGTTTCTACGAGACCATCGCCGGCGGTGCGGGGGCGACCGCCGAGCGCGACGGCGAGAGCGGCGTGCACACCCACATCAGCAACACACGCATCACCGACGCGGAGGTGCTGGAGCGGCGCTATCCGGTGCGACTGGAGCAGTTTTCCATTCGACGCGACTCGGGCGGCGCCGGCAAGCACAAGGGCGGCGACGGTCTGGTGCGGCGGCTGCGATTCCTGGAGGCGGTCGATCTGTCGTTCCTGTCGCAGCACCGGGTCGAGGCCCCCTATGGATTGGAGGGCGGCGCCAGCGGGCGTCGCGGCGAGCAGCGGATCATTCGCACCGATGGAAGCAAGGAGGATCTGCCCGGCATCGTCGCAGCGCGGTGTGAGGCCGGCGACCAAATTGAAATCGAAACTCCCGGCGGCGGCGGGTTCGGCGCGGTGCCGTGA
- a CDS encoding pyroglutamyl-peptidase I: MSHRASSPRPLILVTSFEPFGGSPVNPTIEIAALLAQMQPSLGARIYRTLPVVGGTDPGSAWHSAARLIAEIEPDVVVALGESGKADRIHVEIRAVNIRDSRIPDNTGLQVRNLPVVEGAPAELHSNLHVRDLVAICESSGVAAKLSHNAGTFLCNELLFRLLDHVSQGKDSTMQGRTMRAGFIHVPQLPQQAKQRGGPSMDAQTSARGVHAILERVAIDCSQQLG; this comes from the coding sequence GTGTCCCATCGCGCATCGAGCCCCCGCCCACTGATCCTGGTCACCAGCTTCGAGCCCTTCGGGGGAAGCCCGGTGAATCCCACGATCGAAATCGCAGCGCTGCTGGCGCAGATGCAACCGTCACTCGGAGCGCGGATCTACCGCACGCTTCCGGTGGTCGGCGGCACGGACCCGGGCTCCGCGTGGCACAGCGCAGCTCGCTTGATCGCCGAAATCGAACCCGACGTGGTGGTGGCTCTGGGCGAATCGGGGAAGGCCGATCGCATCCACGTCGAAATCCGAGCGGTCAACATCCGCGACAGCCGCATTCCCGACAACACCGGCTTGCAGGTGCGGAACTTGCCTGTGGTGGAAGGGGCGCCCGCCGAGCTCCACTCCAATCTGCATGTTCGGGATTTGGTCGCCATCTGCGAATCCTCGGGGGTCGCGGCGAAGCTCTCCCACAATGCCGGAACCTTCCTCTGCAATGAGCTCCTCTTCCGATTGCTGGACCATGTCTCGCAGGGGAAGGACTCGACCATGCAGGGAAGAACCATGAGGGCGGGCTTCATCCATGTGCCCCAACTCCCGCAGCAGGCGAAGCAGCGGGGCGGTCCATCGATGGATGCCCAAACCTCAGCCCGGGGTGTTCACGCGATCCTTGAACGGGTCGCGATCGATTGCTCCCAGCAGCTGGGTTAG
- the kynU gene encoding kynureninase, with translation MTQAPPRSILDLSATDLQPTLEFATWCDAHDPLAAFRDEFELPRDDKGEPLAYFVGNSLGLMAKAARTRVNEELDDWARLGAEGHTRGRRPWIQYHEFFRAGLAELTGSRPSEVVAMNTLTANLHFLMLSFYRPTGERRKLLMERGAFPSDRFAVHSLVRAVGGDPSKDVIEVAPREGEDCLRHEDIEETISRHGKQLALVMLGGVQYYTGQVLDMRGLTAAAHKAGAKCGWDLAHAIGNVPLALHDWNADFACWCSYKYLNGGPGAVAGAFIHERHHANPPPRLEGWWGTNPATRFKMEPTFEPGPGADAWQVSNPPVLSLAPLLASFDAFHRAGLPRMNAKSRAMTGFIELALRKRGAANIRLLTPTATGERGCQLSLLVEGGTVVAQKLFDTLLPRGIVCDFRHPGVIRAAPAPLYNTFEECWKLVEALAPR, from the coding sequence ATGACCCAGGCTCCCCCCCGATCAATCCTGGATTTGTCGGCGACCGACCTGCAGCCCACGCTCGAGTTCGCCACGTGGTGCGACGCGCACGATCCGCTTGCGGCCTTTCGCGACGAATTCGAGCTGCCGCGCGATGACAAGGGCGAGCCCCTGGCCTACTTCGTCGGCAACTCGCTGGGGCTGATGGCCAAGGCGGCGCGGACCCGCGTAAACGAGGAGCTCGACGACTGGGCAAGGCTCGGCGCCGAGGGCCACACCCGCGGCCGCCGGCCGTGGATCCAGTACCACGAATTCTTCCGCGCCGGCCTGGCCGAGCTGACCGGCTCGCGGCCCAGCGAAGTGGTCGCCATGAACACGCTCACGGCGAACCTGCATTTCCTGATGCTGAGCTTCTACCGCCCCACCGGCGAGCGGCGCAAGTTGCTCATGGAGCGCGGCGCATTCCCCAGCGATCGCTTCGCCGTGCACTCGCTGGTGCGGGCCGTCGGCGGCGACCCGTCCAAGGATGTGATCGAGGTCGCCCCCCGCGAGGGGGAGGATTGCCTGCGCCACGAAGACATCGAGGAAACCATTTCCCGACACGGAAAACAACTGGCCCTGGTGATGCTTGGGGGGGTTCAGTACTACACCGGTCAGGTGCTGGACATGAGGGGGCTCACGGCAGCGGCTCATAAGGCCGGGGCCAAGTGTGGATGGGACCTGGCCCACGCAATCGGCAATGTCCCCCTCGCCCTGCATGACTGGAATGCCGACTTCGCCTGCTGGTGCTCCTACAAGTATCTCAATGGTGGACCGGGGGCCGTCGCGGGGGCTTTCATCCATGAGCGGCACCATGCCAACCCACCGCCAAGGCTTGAAGGGTGGTGGGGCACCAATCCCGCGACCCGCTTCAAGATGGAGCCGACCTTTGAACCTGGCCCGGGAGCGGACGCCTGGCAGGTTTCGAACCCGCCCGTCCTCTCGCTTGCCCCCCTGCTGGCGAGCTTCGATGCCTTCCACCGGGCGGGACTGCCCCGGATGAACGCCAAGAGCAGGGCCATGACCGGCTTCATCGAGCTGGCCCTTCGCAAGCGTGGGGCGGCCAACATTCGCCTGCTCACCCCCACGGCGACCGGCGAACGGGGGTGTCAGCTTTCGCTGCTGGTCGAAGGGGGGACCGTGGTCGCCCAGAAGCTCTTCGACACTCTGCTTCCCAGGGGAATCGTCTGCGATTTCCGCCATCCGGGCGTGATCCGGGCCGCCCCGGCCCCCCTCTACAACACATTTGAGGAGTGTTGGAAGCTGGTCGAGGCCCTCGCCCCCCGCTGA
- a CDS encoding amidohydrolase produces MVTPRTIDLHTHMLPERWPDLRERYGYGGWISLEHCADCKARIMIDGKVFREIESNCWDAARRTAECDAAGVDMQALSTVPVMFSYGAKARDAHDLSRFLNDHLAEVVRERPDRFVALGTVPLQDGALAARELERCVKELHFPGAQIGTNVAGRDLDDSGLDEFFAAAESLGAALFIHPWDVVGRNEIPRFWMPWLVGMPAETSRAACSLAFGGVLDRHPKLRICFAHGGGSFPYTLGRIEKGFLARPDLCATHSSTNPRDHLRRLYFDSIVHDPEALRYLVKTVGANRIAMGSDYPFPLGEHPPGALIRGADWLTPAQKQSMLAGTAIEFLGLTKRFATPETRATNSKR; encoded by the coding sequence ATGGTCACGCCCCGCACGATCGACCTGCACACCCACATGCTGCCCGAGCGCTGGCCCGATCTGCGCGAGCGCTACGGCTATGGCGGCTGGATCTCGCTGGAGCATTGCGCCGACTGCAAGGCGCGGATCATGATCGACGGCAAGGTTTTCCGGGAAATCGAGTCCAACTGCTGGGATGCCGCGCGGCGGACCGCCGAATGCGACGCCGCGGGGGTGGACATGCAGGCGCTCTCGACGGTGCCGGTGATGTTCTCCTACGGTGCCAAGGCCCGCGACGCTCATGACCTGTCGCGCTTCCTCAATGACCATCTCGCCGAAGTGGTGCGCGAGCGGCCCGACCGCTTCGTGGCCCTGGGCACCGTGCCCCTGCAGGATGGGGCCTTGGCGGCGCGCGAGCTGGAACGCTGCGTGAAGGAGCTTCACTTTCCCGGCGCGCAGATCGGCACCAACGTAGCCGGCCGCGACTTGGACGACTCAGGGCTGGACGAGTTCTTCGCGGCGGCGGAGTCGCTGGGGGCGGCCCTGTTCATCCATCCCTGGGATGTGGTGGGACGCAATGAAATCCCACGCTTTTGGATGCCCTGGCTGGTGGGCATGCCGGCGGAAACCAGCCGGGCCGCCTGCTCGCTGGCCTTCGGCGGCGTGCTGGACCGCCATCCGAAGCTGCGAATCTGCTTCGCGCATGGAGGCGGGTCATTTCCCTACACGCTGGGACGCATCGAGAAGGGTTTCCTCGCGCGGCCCGATCTCTGCGCCACGCATTCCTCAACCAATCCGCGCGACCATCTGCGGCGCCTCTACTTCGACAGCATCGTGCATGACCCGGAGGCGCTGCGCTACCTGGTGAAGACGGTCGGGGCCAACCGCATCGCGATGGGCTCGGACTATCCCTTCCCGCTGGGAGAGCATCCGCCCGGGGCGCTGATCCGCGGCGCCGACTGGCTGACCCCCGCGCAGAAGCAATCGATGCTGGCGGGCACGGCCATCGAGTTCCTGGGGCTGACAAAGAGATTCGCGACGCCTGAAACGCGCGCGACAAATTCAAAGAGATGA
- the nbaC gene encoding 3-hydroxyanthranilate 3,4-dioxygenase — protein sequence MSATNPTAVVAPPFPALDSLGDPTGWDGAGGVSDAVHLPTWIEANRPLMKPPVSNKYLFSGRDFFIMIIAGPNARNDFHMTNSEEFFMQIKGDVSVRVRDARGMRDILLREGEAMFIPGGVPHQPRRGPNTIGLVVERRRPPTETEHLIFYCEKCGALVYDKEFACVDIVRHFSEAMEEFWVTPSLCTCKKCGTRITKPVPLKA from the coding sequence ATGAGCGCCACCAACCCCACCGCCGTTGTGGCTCCGCCCTTTCCCGCGCTGGATTCGCTGGGCGATCCCACCGGCTGGGATGGCGCTGGCGGCGTCAGCGACGCGGTGCATCTGCCCACCTGGATCGAGGCCAACCGGCCCCTCATGAAGCCGCCGGTCTCCAACAAGTACCTCTTCAGCGGGCGCGATTTCTTCATCATGATCATCGCCGGCCCCAACGCCCGAAACGACTTCCACATGACCAACTCCGAGGAGTTCTTCATGCAGATCAAGGGCGATGTCTCGGTGCGCGTCCGCGACGCCCGCGGCATGCGCGACATTCTGCTGCGCGAAGGCGAGGCCATGTTCATCCCCGGCGGCGTGCCGCACCAGCCGCGCCGCGGTCCCAACACCATCGGCCTGGTGGTGGAGCGCCGCCGCCCGCCGACCGAGACAGAACACCTGATCTTCTACTGCGAAAAGTGCGGAGCCCTGGTCTACGACAAGGAGTTCGCCTGCGTGGACATCGTCCGGCATTTCAGCGAGGCCATGGAGGAATTCTGGGTCACACCCAGCCTCTGCACCTGCAAGAAGTGCGGCACCCGCATCACCAAGCCCGTGCCGCTGAAGGCGTAG
- a CDS encoding acyl-CoA desaturase, translating to MNQSAEASVLVLEKPPFESMTSGADAADVGIGEPSFDMEPIETPRKVKIAMLAAVIFPPIGVLISMVLLWGGLFNATDLILLASMYVLTGLGITIGYHRLCTHKAFATRKPVALFFVIFGSMAAQGPVIWWCATHRRHHQYSDQEFDPHSPHAARDPGIVGFCKGFAHSHIGWLFEKEQVDFKRYVPDLLADPMIMRLNNLFTPLLIAGLLLPALVSGLITMTWTGAALGLLWGGLVRIFLLHHATWSVNSVCHVWGKREFRSGDESRNNPFIGILALGEGWHNNHHAFPASARHGLKWWQFDLSWMVIRTLKGLGLVSKVRLPDKERMEARRRRA from the coding sequence TTGAATCAATCGGCAGAGGCAAGCGTTCTCGTTCTTGAAAAGCCACCCTTCGAGTCCATGACCAGCGGCGCCGACGCCGCGGATGTCGGCATCGGCGAGCCCTCCTTTGACATGGAGCCGATCGAGACGCCGCGCAAAGTCAAGATCGCCATGCTGGCGGCGGTCATCTTTCCGCCGATCGGCGTGCTGATCTCCATGGTGCTGCTGTGGGGCGGCCTTTTCAACGCAACCGACCTCATTCTGCTGGCGAGCATGTATGTGCTGACGGGCTTGGGCATCACCATCGGCTACCACCGACTCTGCACGCACAAGGCCTTCGCCACCCGCAAGCCCGTGGCGCTCTTCTTCGTCATTTTCGGAAGCATGGCGGCGCAGGGCCCCGTGATCTGGTGGTGCGCGACGCACCGCCGCCATCATCAGTATTCCGACCAGGAATTCGATCCCCATTCGCCGCACGCGGCGCGGGACCCCGGGATCGTCGGATTCTGCAAGGGCTTCGCCCATTCGCACATCGGCTGGCTCTTCGAGAAGGAGCAGGTGGACTTCAAGCGCTATGTCCCCGACCTTCTGGCCGATCCCATGATCATGCGCCTCAACAACTTATTCACGCCGCTGCTCATCGCCGGGCTGCTGCTGCCGGCGCTCGTCTCCGGCTTGATCACCATGACCTGGACCGGCGCCGCGCTGGGTCTGCTCTGGGGCGGGCTGGTGCGGATCTTCCTGCTGCATCACGCCACTTGGAGCGTGAACTCGGTCTGCCATGTCTGGGGCAAGCGCGAATTCCGCTCGGGCGACGAGAGCCGCAATAATCCCTTCATCGGGATCCTGGCCCTGGGCGAGGGCTGGCACAACAATCATCACGCCTTTCCGGCGAGCGCGCGTCACGGCCTGAAATGGTGGCAGTTCGATCTGAGCTGGATGGTGATTCGCACCCTGAAGGGGCTCGGCTTGGTGTCCAAGGTGCGGCTGCCCGACAAGGAGCGCATGGAAGCGCGGCGGCGCAGGGCCTGA
- a CDS encoding glycosyltransferase, translated as MPKTDYAITFACHNAVDYTKKCVESLVASGTPLDRVVAVDNLSTDGTPDYLRSLPLGGLILNSANMPWSIAMNQGILALQAEWTFVMNNDILASAGWIEGLIGTANRLGLRVISPAMVELEFDYDFPAFAVDATTRMAKVERRGGVNPVCLVIHKSVFAEAGYFHAEPRLYGAEDELFFHALRSRGIETTITGAAWLHHFGSITQLLVKQSKGMKPRDSLTHRNKAVRFLDPGYWSYKFEKTRRLRQQQQWRDAEVAAHGMSLHGKRQHGAFQWY; from the coding sequence ATTCCCAAGACTGATTACGCCATCACCTTCGCGTGCCACAACGCAGTCGATTACACCAAAAAATGCGTCGAAAGCCTGGTGGCGAGCGGCACGCCGCTGGATCGCGTGGTGGCGGTCGACAATCTCTCCACCGACGGTACCCCCGACTACCTGCGGAGCCTGCCCCTGGGCGGTCTCATCCTCAACTCGGCGAACATGCCCTGGAGCATCGCCATGAACCAGGGCATTCTGGCGCTGCAGGCGGAGTGGACCTTCGTCATGAACAACGACATCCTGGCCTCGGCGGGCTGGATCGAGGGGCTCATCGGGACCGCCAATCGACTCGGACTCCGCGTGATTTCACCGGCGATGGTCGAACTGGAATTTGATTACGACTTCCCCGCCTTCGCCGTCGATGCGACAACCCGCATGGCCAAGGTCGAACGGCGCGGAGGGGTCAATCCCGTCTGCCTGGTCATCCATAAATCGGTCTTTGCGGAGGCGGGCTACTTCCACGCCGAGCCGCGGCTCTACGGCGCCGAAGACGAGCTCTTCTTCCACGCACTCCGCTCGCGCGGCATCGAGACCACCATCACCGGCGCCGCCTGGTTGCACCACTTCGGATCCATCACCCAGCTGCTGGTCAAGCAGAGCAAGGGCATGAAGCCGCGTGACTCCCTGACCCACCGCAACAAGGCGGTCCGCTTCCTGGATCCGGGCTACTGGTCCTACAAGTTCGAGAAGACGCGGCGCCTCCGGCAGCAGCAGCAATGGCGTGACGCCGAAGTGGCCGCCCACGGCATGAGCCTGCACGGCAAGCGCCAGCACGGCGCGTTCCAGTGGTATTGA
- a CDS encoding prephenate dehydrogenase/arogenate dehydrogenase family protein, which translates to MAEENLDNVRERIRQIDLELVARAAERSRLVKQVGQIKRRLNISTVDYAQERAVLERARVAAAEHGLDPGVAEDLLARLIRASVTAQDQDSLRFSAAGAGKCAVIVGGAGRMGGWMSRFLSAQGFQAGSLDPAGAPEENEWARGALAGADFVVCSTPPAATAELYAAWAKQPPRGVVVDIASIKTPLIEPIRALQKAGVKVASIHPMFGPSAVLLRDADVVICDTGDAAASSAVEKLFLPTTANIVHLPLADHDRVMADLLSLAHATAIAFALALPKTEHPVRSTTFLALETLAAAVVRESPDVYYEIQSRNPYSAAAIERLRGAIDRVVEAISAKDSKAFAQLMGEGQARTPKARSKP; encoded by the coding sequence ATGGCCGAAGAGAATTTGGACAATGTGCGCGAGCGGATCCGTCAGATCGACCTTGAGCTGGTGGCCCGCGCCGCCGAGCGCTCGCGATTGGTGAAGCAGGTCGGCCAGATCAAGCGGCGCCTGAATATCTCGACCGTGGACTATGCCCAGGAGCGCGCCGTGCTGGAGCGGGCGCGGGTGGCCGCGGCGGAGCATGGGCTCGATCCCGGCGTTGCCGAGGATCTGCTGGCGCGGCTCATCCGTGCCTCGGTGACCGCGCAGGACCAGGACAGCCTGCGGTTTTCCGCGGCGGGGGCGGGCAAGTGTGCCGTGATCGTGGGTGGAGCCGGGCGCATGGGCGGATGGATGAGCCGCTTCCTCTCGGCGCAGGGTTTCCAGGCGGGATCGCTCGATCCCGCGGGCGCGCCGGAGGAGAACGAGTGGGCGCGGGGAGCGCTGGCCGGCGCCGATTTCGTGGTCTGCTCCACGCCGCCGGCCGCCACGGCCGAGCTCTACGCCGCCTGGGCCAAACAGCCGCCCCGCGGCGTGGTGGTGGACATCGCCAGCATCAAGACGCCGCTCATTGAGCCGATCCGCGCGCTGCAGAAGGCGGGCGTCAAGGTCGCCTCGATCCATCCGATGTTCGGCCCCAGCGCGGTGCTGCTGCGCGACGCCGATGTGGTGATCTGCGACACTGGCGACGCCGCGGCCTCCAGTGCCGTCGAGAAACTCTTCCTGCCGACGACGGCGAACATCGTGCATCTGCCGCTGGCCGACCATGACCGCGTGATGGCCGACCTGCTGAGCCTGGCCCATGCGACCGCGATCGCCTTCGCGCTGGCGTTGCCCAAGACCGAGCATCCCGTGCGCAGCACAACCTTCCTGGCCCTTGAGACGCTGGCCGCGGCGGTGGTGCGTGAAAGTCCCGACGTCTACTACGAGATCCAGTCGCGCAATCCCTACTCCGCGGCGGCGATCGAGCGTCTGCGCGGCGCCATCGATCGCGTGGTTGAAGCGATCTCGGCCAAGGATTCCAAGGCCTTCGCGCAATTGATGGGCGAGGGGCAGGCGCGGACGCCCAAGGCCCGAAGCAAGCCATGA